The Salvia splendens isolate huo1 chromosome 21, SspV2, whole genome shotgun sequence genome includes a window with the following:
- the LOC121785022 gene encoding myb family transcription factor PHL7-like encodes MMDSMGGGNNMTSNANLASKHRLRWTHELHEQFVDAVAQLGGPDRATPKGVLRVMGVQGLTIYHVKSHLQKYRLANYLPDSSSDGTKAEKKDSGDMFSGLDSSSGMQITEALKLQMEVQKRLHEQLEVQRQLQLRIEAQGKYLKKIIEEQQRLSGALPEAPASEGICPDSENKTDPGTPAATSEPPFADKLSKPKRETREKATWEH; translated from the exons ATGATGGATTCTATGGGTGGAGGTAACAATATGACCAGCAATGCCAATTTGGCGTCGAAGCATCGGCTTCGTTGGACCCATGAGCTTCATGAGCAGTTTGTTGATGCTGTCGCACAACTCGGTGGACCAGATA GGGCGACTCCTAAAGGCGTTCTTAGAGTTATGGGGGTTCAAGGGCTAACAATTTACCATGTAAAAAGTCATTTACAG AAATACCGGCTTGCCAACTATCTTCCAGATTCTTCCTCTGATG GAACAAAAGCTGAAAAGAAAGACTCTGGAGACATGTTTTCTGGCTTAGATAGTTCATC GGGAATGCAAATAACTGAAGCACTGAAGCTGCAGATGGAGGTTCAAAAGCGATTGCATGAGCAATTGGAG GTGCAGAGGCAGCTGCAGTTGCGGATAGAAGCTCAAGGAAAGTATTTAAAAAAGATTATTGAAGAACAACAACGCCTAAGCGGAGCTCTCCCAGAAGCACCTGCCTCGGAGGGAATTTGCCCCGACTCTGAGAACAAAACTGACCCAGGGACCCCTGCTGCAACTTCTGAGCCCCCGTTTGCTGACAAGCTTTCCAAA CCCAAGCGAGAGACCAGAGAAAAAGCAACGTGGGAGCACTGA
- the LOC121785021 gene encoding uncharacterized protein LOC121785021, whose product MKASSYKKENLHQIHHSIMLLQFLNFGGGGGLRFPNLPSPKNAPSAKTTPISSSPSSIRCVSQLTGNGLPAHDIAAILHNKVLVSAVASAAVGQLLKPFASTVLYGKKFDLKTALSSGGFPSTHSSSVVATATCLGMERGFRDALFGLAVIYAGLIMYDAQGVRREVGSHAKLLNKVVPRSRFYTPSSTDDADGVINSYSRDSSPDLEITDPVLSEEYTSLQKKQTSSLLLEPDKRRRVRSSGVVPDRESEIVASLLKESVGHTEVEVAAGAFVGLVVSLVVCSYL is encoded by the exons ATGAAAGCCAGCTcttataaaaaagaaaacttGCACCAAATTCATCATTCAATTATGCTACTCCAATTTCTCAAtttcggcggcggcggcggcctcCGCTTTCCCAACCTCCCAAGCCCCAAAAATGCCCCTTCCGCCAAAACAACTCCCATCTCCTCCTCCCCTTCTTCAATCCGCTGCGTCTCTCAACTCACCGGCAATGGCCTCCCCGCCCACGACATCGCCGCTATTTTGCACAACAAA GTTCTTGTATCAGCAGTTGCCTCTGCAGCAGTTGGGCAGCTCCTCAAACCGTTTGCTTCCACCGTTTTGTACGGCAAGAAATTTGATTTGAAGACTGCTTTATCATCTGGAGGCTTCCCTTCTACACATTCTTCT TCTGTTGTGGCGACGGCAACTTGTCTTGGCATGGAGAG AGGCTTTAGGGATGCACTTTTTGGTTTAGCTGTAATTTATGCTGGCCTTATAATGTATGATGCACAG GGAGTTAGAAGGGAAGTTGGATCTCATGCTAAACTGCTGAACAAAGTGGTGCCGAGAAGCAGATTCTACACGCCTTCCTCTACAGACGATGCAGATGGTGTGATAAATTCGTATTCCAGAGACTCATCTCCAGACTTAGAGATCACTGATCCTGTTCTTTCAGAGGAGTATACCTCGTTGCAGAAAAAGCAAACGAGTTCTCTGTTGCTTGAGCCGGACAAGCGGAGGCGTGTAAGATCCTCGGGTGTAGTACCCGATCGGGAATCGGAAATTGTAGCATCTTTGTTGAAGGAATCGGTCGGCCATACAGAGGTTGAAGTTGCTGCCGGAGCCTTCGTAGGTTTGGTAGTGAGCTTAGTAGTGTGCTCCTACTTATAG
- the LOC121784351 gene encoding glycine-rich protein DOT1-like, whose amino-acid sequence MGFKVNIGVAIFSVMLLLVFSDSTRVSNTIDVPRDEGKGSNESVNDSKCFGKLYHRGFKHGEYGLGGGGGGGGYNDYGGGGGGRGGGSGYGEGGGGGSGYGGGGGSGYGGGSGSGGGGGSGYGGGSGSGGGGGSGYGGGSGSGSGGGYGGGGGYGGGDGYNGNRVGSDVVNPSIDTEKTTSIVNQEGYRRSYGGGGHGGGYGGGHGGGYGGGHGGGGGGGYGGGHGGGGGGGYGGGHGGGGGGGYGGGHGGGGGGGHGGGYGGGGGGK is encoded by the exons ATGGGTTTCAAAGTAAATATTGGTGTTGCCATTTTTAGTGTTATGCTGCTTCTCGTTTTCTCAGATTCGACTCGCGTTTCCAACACAATCGATGTCCCAC GTGATGAGGGCAAAGGGAGTAATGAGTCTGTAAATGATTCCAAATGTTTTGGAAAATTATACCATAGAGGTTTTAAACACGGTGAATACGGActaggaggaggaggaggaggcggcggttACAATGATTATggtggcggaggcggaggcagAGGCGGTGGGAGTGGCTATGGAGAAGGTGGAGGCGGTGGGAGTGGCtatggaggtggtggtggtagcGGCTATGGGGGTGGTTCTGGCagcggtggtggcggtggtaGCGGCTATGGAGGTGGTTCTGGCagcggaggtggtggtggtagcGGCTATGGAGGTGGTTCTGGTAGCGGTTCTGGTGGTGgttatggtggtggtggtggttatgGCGGTGGAGATGGCTATAATGGTAATAGAGTTGGTTCGGACGTCGTCAATCCAT CTATAGATACTGAGAAGACAACTTCCATCGTCAACCAAGAAGGGTACAGAAGGAGCTATGGCGGAGGGGGTCATGGGGGTGGCTATGGGGGTGGCCATGGGGGTGGCTATGGGGGTGGCCATGGgggtggtggaggaggtggcTATGGGGGTGGCCATGGgggtggaggaggaggtggcTATGGGGGTGGCCATGGgggtggaggaggaggtggcTATGGCGGTGGCCATGGgggtggaggaggaggtggcCACGGGGGCGGCTATGGGGGTGGAGGGGGTGGCAAATAA